In Micropterus dolomieu isolate WLL.071019.BEF.003 ecotype Adirondacks linkage group LG01, ASM2129224v1, whole genome shotgun sequence, the sequence CCTTTGGTTGGTGTCTTGGCTGTTTTCCCCCCACCGTGTTCCTCTTGAGTATGCCTGTTTGAAGACAAGTTGAAGATTCATTGCTGCATGTTGTCATTCGAGTAGGGCATGTGGTTATGAGGCAAACTATGCACTGGCTTCAACTTCTTTCATCCTAAAAGATTTTGCACAATGCGATTTTCGTTTTGTTCGACACGTGCTTCAGGGGCAATGTTGCAGATGAGGTTTAAGGTCACTCTCTTGCTCCTTATTTTGGCGGTCAGGTGTGTTGCACAGGAAGAAACCCAAAATAAAGGCTGTGTTTGTGGATACCCTGGAATACCAGGTGACCCTGGACACAACGGTACACCTGGCAGAGACGGACGTGATGGACTCAGAGGTGACAAAGGTGATCAAGGTAAGTTTAGAGGAGACACCTCTTCTTTAGAACTATATGCACTTTTCCTAAATGTCTTGTGTTTCAACTTTGCAATTTATTATAACAATCATTTATGAATCACCCATTAAAAGGTGAAGTTGGCCCCGTTGGACCAGCAGGCAGTCACGGCCACAAGGGAGACAAAGGGGAACCTGGTATGTATCTGCAAAATAAACTGcaccactgaaaaaaaaacagatcttTAAAGTAACCTGTGTTGAAACATTCATCTATTTTTACCAGCTGTAGACTTTATTTGCACATActtaatatttttcatttatttgttttaccttATCTGACTTTCTGGagtatgtatgtactgtactgtagagAAGTTTATTGTGGGCTCATTTACAGGTGCAGTTGGACCAGCAGGGATCAAAGGAAAAAGGGGAGATAATGGAGAACGGGGGCCTCCTGGGAAAATGGGGCCCCAAGGAGTCCAAGGGCCCATTGGCCTGAAAGGAAATAAGGGAGAGCTCGGGCTGCCTGGACCCCAAGGACATAAAGGTGATTTAGGGCCTGCTGGACCAGAGGGTCCGAAGGGGGAAATTGGCCTTCAAGGCGACAGGGGTATTCAGGGACCATTGGGACCCCCTGGCAGGCCAGGACCTAAAGGGGATCTTGGTCTTCCAGGTCACAAAGGCAATATTGGTTATCGTGGGGACAGAGGGGTTCGAGGAGAGAGAGGTGATAAGGGTGAGAAGGGAGAGGCTTTTGTTATCTCTAAAAGCGCCTTCTCTGTGGGACTCACAGTACAAAGTAAACTCCCAGCAGCCAATGCACCGATCCGGTTTGACAAGATTATTTACAATAAACAGAATCATTACGATCCACAAACAGGAAGATTCACATGCTCCGCAGCAGGAGCCTATTTCTTCACCTACCACATCACGGTCTTCTCCAGAAACGTGAAGGTGGCTCTCGTCAAGAACGGCGCAAAGATCATCCACACCACGGATAACTACCAGAGCAGCGAGGATCAGGCAGCAGGGGGCGCTGTGCTGCACCTGGACGTGGGGGACAAGGTGTGGCTGCAGGTGGCTGGAGGAGAGCTGTTCAATGGGCTCTTtgctgatgaagatgatgacaCTACTTTCTCTGGGTTCTTAATCTTTGAGGCTTGAATTGGGCATGATTTCTTTATAACTGCTGGTataaaatagtgaaatattAAAGGAAAAATAGAAATCACTCAAGACAGAGGCTTGCCTCTAAACTCCACTGCATTACTTTCATTGTGGTTACTTTGCTGATTaagaacatgaaaaacagcttcTAAAATAAAATTCATTGTTATAGATTAACTGCCCAAGAATATCAAGTTATTCAAGACAGTCAGTAACTCACAGCTATAAACAATAATTTTA encodes:
- the c1qtnf9 gene encoding complement C1q and tumor necrosis factor-related protein 9A; translation: MLQMRFKVTLLLLILAVRCVAQEETQNKGCVCGYPGIPGDPGHNGTPGRDGRDGLRGDKGDQGEVGPVGPAGSHGHKGDKGEPGAVGPAGIKGKRGDNGERGPPGKMGPQGVQGPIGLKGNKGELGLPGPQGHKGDLGPAGPEGPKGEIGLQGDRGIQGPLGPPGRPGPKGDLGLPGHKGNIGYRGDRGVRGERGDKGEKGEAFVISKSAFSVGLTVQSKLPAANAPIRFDKIIYNKQNHYDPQTGRFTCSAAGAYFFTYHITVFSRNVKVALVKNGAKIIHTTDNYQSSEDQAAGGAVLHLDVGDKVWLQVAGGELFNGLFADEDDDTTFSGFLIFEA